Proteins from a single region of Octopus bimaculoides isolate UCB-OBI-ISO-001 chromosome 11, ASM119413v2, whole genome shotgun sequence:
- the LOC106878204 gene encoding eukaryotic initiation factor 4A-III — protein MVKNQKFIYIAIFGEAEFWKTLSCKEEGSRPRDGQRMQWMDNIMSWWNKIGKATEKLALNRDESRCNVRCTIHDDIERNVQQRKNKNCLYSVFTGFEKPSAIQQRAIKPIINGRDVIAQAQSGTGKTATFALSILQCLDTQTRETQALVLSPTRELAVQIQKVILALGDYMNVQCHACIGGTNIGDDIRKLDYGQHVVSGTPGRVFDMIRRRNLRTRSIKMLVLDESDEMLNKGFKEQIYDVYRYLPPATQVLLISATLPHEILEMTGKFMTDPVRILVKRDELTLEGIKQFFVAVEREEWKFDTLCDLYDTLTITQAVIFCNTKRKVDWLTEKMREANFTVSSMHGDMQQKDRDDIMKEFRSGASRVLITTDVWARGIDVQQVSLVINYDLPNNRELYIHRIGRSGRFGRKGVAINFVKNDDIRILRDIEQYYSTQIDEMPMNVADLI, from the exons ATGGTGAAAAACCAAAAGTTCATCTATATAGCCATATTCGGAGAAGCAGAGTTCTGGAAAACATTATCATGCAAGGAAGAGGGTAGTAGACCAAGAGATGGGCAAAGAATGCAATGGATGGACAATATCATGAGCTGGTGGAACAAGATTGGCAAGGCAACTGAAAAACTCGCGCTTAATCGGGACGAATCCCGTTGTAATGTCAGATGTACGATACATGACGACATTGAACGAAATGTTCAACA aaggaaaaataagaattGTCTCTATTCTGTATTTACAGGTTTTGAGAAACCATCTGCTATTCAACAGAGAGCTATAAAACCAATTATTAATGGCAGAGATGTTATCGCTCA AGCTCAGTCTGGCACTGGAAAAACAGCTACTTTTGCTCTGTCCATTCTACAATGTCTTGATACACAGACCCGTGAAACACAAGCTTTGGTTCTATCTCCAACTAGAGAATTGGCTGTTCAGATTCAGAAG gttatTTTGGCTCTTGGAGATTACATGAATGTGCAGTGCCATGCTTGTATTGGTGGAACAAATATTGGTGATGATATTCGTAAACTTGATTATGGGCAACATGTTGTATCAGGGACTCCTGGCAGAGTTTTTG ATATGATCCGAAGGAGAAACCTGCGGACAAGGTCCATTAAAATGCTGGTCCTTGATGAATCTGATGAAATGTTGAATAAAGGTTTTAAAGAACAAATTTATGATGTTTATCGATATCTTCCTCCAGCAACTCAAGTGTTACTTATTTCTGCCACTTTGCCTCATGAAATCCTTGAAATGACTGGCAAATTTATGACTGATCCTGTCCGCATTTTAGTCAAACG TGATGAGTTAACTTTGGAAGGAATCAAACAGTTTTTTGTAGCTGTTGAAAGGGAAGAATGGAAATTTGACACTCTTTGTGATCTTTATGATACTCTAACTATAACCCAAGCTGTTATATTCTGCAACACTAAAAGAAAG GTTGACTGGTTAactgagaaaatgagagaagccAATTTCACAGTTTCCTCAATGCACGGTGACATGCAGCAAAAAGACAGAGACGACATTATGAAGGAATTTCGTTCAGGAGCTAG tcgtgTTCTCATAACAACAGATGTGTGGGCCCGAGGTATTGATGTCCAACAGGTATCACTCGTAATAAACTATGATTTACCAAACAATCGTGAATTGTATATACACAG GATTGGACGTTCTGGTAGATTTGGGCGAAAAGGTGTTGCCATCAATTTTGTGAAAAATGATGATATCCGTATCTTGCGAGATATAGAACAGTACTATTCTACtcagatagatgaaatgccaatGAATg tGGCTGATCTTATCTGA